From a region of the Methanobrevibacter thaueri genome:
- a CDS encoding MFS transporter codes for MNVDESDKIFTKSFFLIFGALLFTALVMYALMSTVTEYATTMGSTATIAGLVSGIYIFGGLCSRIYSGDALERIGWRKIALVFMSIHFLACLLYFVVDNITLLIIVRFIHGIGFGASANAIVTIATAILPKKRFSEAFGYFMLGTTIAVGLGPFIGGFLYDGFGSVGCFAVASLFSFLALIFIILIDVDKYDTKDKTSPDKSYSGIEKVIEFGAVPVSLFTALTSLGYVSILSFYRLYAVEVNLTGVFSWFFIIYSICLVATRPLAGRIQDNGGDRIVCVVGIIAQSIGLMLIALYPSNITVIICAICAALGFGTLNSASTAIITRKVSEHRRSYAISTFFIFCDATMGFGPALLGSFVSASTGYAPVYFISSIITILALPICLYSLKD; via the coding sequence ATGAACGTTGATGAATCCGATAAAATTTTTACTAAATCATTTTTCCTGATATTTGGGGCGTTACTTTTCACAGCTCTTGTGATGTATGCATTGATGTCAACGGTTACTGAGTATGCAACAACTATGGGCTCAACCGCAACGATTGCGGGACTGGTTTCAGGGATATACATTTTCGGAGGGCTTTGCTCAAGAATATATTCCGGCGATGCGCTTGAGCGAATCGGCTGGAGAAAGATAGCCCTTGTTTTCATGAGCATCCATTTTCTTGCATGTCTTCTGTATTTTGTAGTTGATAATATCACCCTGCTCATCATAGTAAGATTCATCCACGGTATCGGCTTTGGAGCATCCGCCAATGCGATAGTGACAATAGCAACGGCAATTTTACCTAAAAAGAGATTTTCCGAAGCGTTCGGATACTTCATGCTTGGAACAACAATAGCGGTGGGTCTTGGACCTTTCATCGGCGGATTTTTATATGATGGATTCGGATCTGTGGGATGCTTTGCCGTAGCTTCACTCTTCTCGTTTTTGGCTTTGATATTTATAATTCTGATAGATGTCGATAAATATGACACAAAGGATAAAACTTCCCCTGATAAGTCATATTCAGGAATTGAAAAGGTAATAGAGTTCGGTGCAGTGCCTGTTTCACTTTTTACCGCTCTTACAAGTTTAGGTTATGTGTCAATACTTTCATTTTACAGGCTGTATGCCGTGGAGGTGAACCTGACCGGTGTATTCTCATGGTTTTTCATAATATACTCAATATGTCTTGTTGCCACAAGGCCTCTGGCCGGAAGAATCCAGGACAACGGTGGAGACAGAATCGTTTGTGTTGTTGGAATCATCGCACAGTCAATAGGATTGATGCTGATTGCACTTTACCCGTCAAACATCACTGTAATAATCTGTGCAATATGTGCAGCTCTTGGATTCGGAACGTTGAATTCTGCCAGTACTGCAATCATAACCCGAAAGGTATCAGAGCACCGCCGATCATATGCAATATCAACATTTTTCATATTCTGTGATGCGACAATGGGCTTTGGTCCGGCACTTTTGGGTTCATTCGTATCAGCAAGTACAGGATATGCTCCTGTCTATTTCATATCATCAATAATTACCATTCTGGCATTGCCGATTTGTCTGTATTCTCTGAAAGATTAA
- a CDS encoding symporter small accessory protein, with amino-acid sequence MMILGIEDPMIWGVYVGIILSTLLCIVYGVLNWNKGD; translated from the coding sequence ATGATGATTTTAGGAATTGAAGACCCAATGATTTGGGGAGTATATGTCGGAATTATCTTATCCACACTTTTATGTATTGTTTATGGTGTTTTAAACTGGAACAAGGGAGATTAA
- a CDS encoding sodium:solute symporter family protein yields MDVMILAIIFIVYIFALVFVGYYAYKKTNSSEDFMIAGKDTHPFIMAMSYGATFISTAAIVGFGGVAGQYGMSVLWLAFLNIIIGVFIAFVFLGKRTRRMGHSLGSLTFPEFLGKRFDSKFIHYASGLIIFCAMPLYAAVVLIGAARFLESSLLIDFSIALLILSIIITFYVLFGGIRGVMYTDALQGTIMVIAMVFLLVFVYWILGGVDTANTALTNMVNLYPADSIATGGTGWTAFPQFGTPFWWSLVSSTLIGVGIGVLAQPSLIVRFMTVKSDKELNRSVLIGGIFIAIMPTTAYIVGSLSNVYFYDKLGKIAVDVVGGNIDKIIPTFITMALPEWFVYIFLLSLIAAAMSTISSQLHTQGTAFGVDIYGTIREKSKQKLDQVSISRIGILIAIILALVMAFSLPGSVVALGTSLFFEICAAAFLPVFLGALYWKGITRPGAIAGILSGTFVSLFWLIFVFKKTAVGIGLCKFILGVETLLPAAPWPFIDVMLIAVPISALFTIVVSLLTKPPAQEVIDKAFKNIDKKGSDA; encoded by the coding sequence ATGGACGTTATGATTTTGGCAATAATATTTATAGTCTACATATTCGCCCTGGTTTTTGTGGGTTACTACGCCTACAAGAAAACCAATTCCTCTGAAGACTTCATGATTGCAGGTAAGGACACACACCCATTCATCATGGCAATGAGTTACGGTGCAACATTCATCTCAACGGCTGCAATTGTTGGTTTTGGTGGAGTTGCAGGACAATATGGGATGAGTGTTCTTTGGTTAGCATTCTTAAATATTATTATTGGAGTATTTATCGCATTTGTATTTTTAGGAAAAAGAACTCGTCGTATGGGACATTCATTAGGGTCCTTGACATTCCCTGAATTTTTGGGAAAAAGATTTGACTCTAAATTTATCCATTACGCATCAGGATTAATTATTTTCTGTGCAATGCCACTATATGCAGCGGTAGTATTGATTGGAGCTGCAAGATTTTTGGAATCCTCATTGTTGATTGATTTCAGTATTGCATTGTTAATCTTATCCATTATCATTACATTTTATGTGCTGTTCGGAGGTATCCGTGGAGTAATGTATACCGACGCGCTTCAGGGAACAATCATGGTAATTGCAATGGTGTTCCTTCTTGTCTTCGTATACTGGATACTCGGTGGAGTCGACACCGCAAACACAGCGCTCACAAACATGGTTAACTTATATCCTGCCGATTCGATAGCAACGGGAGGTACGGGCTGGACGGCCTTCCCACAGTTTGGAACACCGTTCTGGTGGTCACTTGTATCATCCACATTAATCGGTGTGGGTATTGGGGTGCTCGCACAACCTTCCTTGATTGTAAGGTTCATGACCGTCAAATCCGATAAGGAATTGAACAGGTCTGTCCTGATTGGAGGAATATTCATCGCAATCATGCCAACAACCGCTTACATCGTAGGATCACTTTCAAACGTGTACTTCTATGATAAGCTGGGCAAAATCGCAGTTGATGTGGTTGGAGGAAACATCGATAAGATCATCCCTACATTCATTACAATGGCCTTGCCTGAATGGTTCGTATACATCTTCCTGCTGTCCCTGATTGCAGCTGCAATGTCAACAATATCCTCACAACTGCACACACAAGGAACAGCATTCGGTGTGGACATCTACGGTACAATAAGAGAAAAATCCAAACAAAAGCTTGATCAGGTGAGCATATCAAGAATCGGTATTCTAATAGCTATCATTTTAGCATTGGTAATGGCATTCTCACTTCCGGGAAGTGTAGTTGCACTCGGAACAAGTCTCTTCTTTGAAATCTGTGCAGCAGCATTCCTGCCGGTTTTCCTAGGTGCACTTTACTGGAAAGGAATCACAAGACCTGGAGCTATTGCGGGAATACTTTCCGGAACATTCGTAAGTCTGTTCTGGTTGATATTCGTATTCAAAAAGACTGCTGTGGGCATTGGTCTTTGTAAATTCATTTTAGGTGTGGAAACACTATTGCCTGCCGCACCATGGCCTTTCATTGACGTAATGTTAATAGCAGTACCGATTTCAGCCTTATTCACAATTGTGGTAAGTCTACTTACCAAACCTCCTGCACAGGAGGTCATCGATAAGGCATTTAAAAACATAGACAAAAAAGGAAGTGATGCATAA
- a CDS encoding phenylacetate--CoA ligase family protein has protein sequence MFWNEKAECMNKEEKEKLQLKRLQETVKLAYENVEFYTKRFDEIGLKPEDIKTLKDIEKIPFTTKSDLREAYPLGLLAVPREEIVEVHASSGTTGKPTVTAYTQNDLDIWGECIARGLKMAGAEKEYIIQNAYGYGLFTGGFGIHHGGNRMGAITIPISAGNTQRQLDTMVDFQSDILTCTPSYAMYLGESREKAGIALEDINLKAGIHGAEMWTNEMRKRIEESLGIKTHNIYGLTEVMGPGVAQECEYQNGMHIQDDHFYPEIINSETGETLDYGEKGELVLTSLTKTGMPILRFRTKDLTSLIGEKCECGRTTVRMTRITGRSDDMLKIKGVMVFPSQIEKALLKVSGASPNYMIHVTRPDILDEVEVKVEATKELFSDEMKEMERVEKQIQASIRSETGLRVDVSIVEPESLPRSEGKAVRVIDERNFE, from the coding sequence ATGTTTTGGAATGAAAAAGCAGAATGTATGAATAAAGAAGAAAAAGAGAAACTCCAACTAAAGAGGCTTCAAGAGACCGTAAAACTCGCATATGAAAATGTAGAGTTCTATACAAAAAGGTTTGATGAAATCGGTTTGAAACCGGAAGACATCAAAACCTTGAAAGACATTGAAAAAATTCCATTTACAACAAAAAGTGATTTGAGAGAAGCCTATCCTTTGGGATTGCTTGCAGTTCCTCGTGAAGAAATCGTTGAAGTACACGCATCTTCAGGAACAACAGGAAAACCTACTGTTACAGCATACACCCAAAATGACCTTGACATTTGGGGAGAATGCATTGCACGTGGACTCAAGATGGCCGGTGCCGAGAAAGAATACATCATTCAAAACGCATACGGATACGGATTGTTCACCGGAGGATTCGGAATACACCATGGAGGAAACAGAATGGGAGCAATAACAATTCCAATTTCCGCCGGAAACACCCAAAGACAACTCGACACAATGGTCGACTTCCAAAGTGACATCCTAACATGTACTCCCTCATATGCAATGTATCTCGGAGAATCCAGAGAAAAGGCAGGAATCGCATTAGAAGACATTAATTTAAAAGCAGGAATTCATGGGGCCGAAATGTGGACTAATGAAATGAGAAAAAGAATTGAAGAATCTCTTGGAATCAAAACCCACAACATTTACGGTTTAACAGAAGTAATGGGTCCAGGTGTTGCTCAGGAATGCGAATACCAAAACGGAATGCACATTCAAGACGATCATTTCTACCCTGAAATCATCAACTCAGAAACTGGTGAAACCCTGGATTACGGTGAAAAAGGAGAACTTGTGTTAACCTCTTTAACCAAAACTGGAATGCCTATCTTAAGATTCAGAACCAAGGACTTGACTTCCCTCATTGGTGAAAAATGTGAATGCGGAAGGACAACAGTCAGAATGACAAGAATCACCGGAAGAAGCGACGATATGCTTAAGATTAAAGGAGTCATGGTTTTCCCATCCCAAATCGAAAAGGCATTGCTTAAAGTGTCCGGAGCAAGTCCAAACTACATGATTCATGTGACAAGGCCTGACATTCTCGATGAAGTGGAAGTCAAAGTGGAAGCCACAAAAGAGTTGTTCTCCGATGAGATGAAAGAAATGGAAAGAGTCGAAAAACAAATTCAAGCATCCATCAGATCAGAAACCGGTCTTAGGGTGGATGTAAGTATCGTTGAACCTGAATCACTCCCAAGAAGTGAAGGTAAAGCTGTTCGTGTAATTGATGAAAGAAACTTTGAGTAG
- a CDS encoding amino acid-binding protein has translation MAVKQISIFVENKEGRIKKAIDTLARAGINIRALSIADTTKYGILRLIVSDNEKAIEALENDGFIVKENEVIVLAVPDEPNGLNSTLAIFDEKDINLEYLYAFVSSKVDEAIVAMRLENMEKAIEALKDSDAKILDENDIKEL, from the coding sequence ATGGCAGTCAAACAAATTTCAATTTTCGTGGAAAACAAAGAAGGAAGAATTAAAAAAGCTATAGATACCTTAGCAAGAGCTGGAATCAACATCCGTGCATTATCCATAGCTGACACAACAAAATACGGAATTTTAAGATTAATTGTTTCTGATAATGAAAAAGCAATAGAAGCACTTGAAAACGATGGTTTCATTGTAAAGGAAAATGAAGTGATTGTCTTAGCAGTTCCGGACGAGCCTAATGGACTGAACTCAACATTGGCCATCTTTGATGAAAAGGACATTAACCTTGAATACCTATACGCATTTGTAAGCAGCAAAGTTGATGAGGCCATTGTTGCCATGAGACTTGAAAACATGGAAAAAGCTATCGAAGCTCTTAAAGACAGCGACGCTAAAATCCTCGATGAAAACGATATTAAAGAATTATAG
- a CDS encoding indolepyruvate oxidoreductase subunit beta has translation MDNHYSIYICGVGGQGIIKTSTIIGEAAMNQGLDVVMSEIHGMSQRGGSVSTELKIGGYNSSIIPKKGADMLLSFEPIETLRGLDKVNSESMIVYNTHPIVPSSSDKAYPSVDVITKTLKENFKNVLPIDGTQLAIEAGSVLALNMVLLGAVTADDRFPLTKESVIEAMKNNLKPKFHAMNLKAIESGYNSIKG, from the coding sequence ATGGATAATCATTATAGTATTTATATTTGCGGTGTGGGAGGACAAGGAATCATCAAGACCTCCACAATCATCGGTGAGGCCGCAATGAACCAAGGCTTGGATGTGGTGATGAGTGAAATTCACGGAATGTCTCAAAGGGGAGGATCAGTTTCAACCGAATTGAAGATTGGCGGATACAATTCATCAATCATTCCGAAAAAGGGAGCGGACATGCTGCTTTCATTTGAACCTATTGAAACATTAAGAGGATTGGATAAGGTTAACTCAGAAAGTATGATAGTTTACAACACCCATCCGATTGTTCCCTCTTCATCAGATAAGGCTTACCCAAGTGTTGATGTCATTACAAAAACCTTGAAGGAGAACTTCAAGAACGTGCTTCCGATTGATGGAACACAATTGGCCATTGAGGCAGGAAGCGTTCTTGCATTGAATATGGTTCTTTTAGGTGCTGTTACCGCTGACGACAGATTCCCATTGACAAAGGAATCAGTTATTGAAGCGATGAAAAACAACCTGAAACCTAAATTCCATGCAATGAATTTGAAGGCAATCGAAAGTGGATACAATTCTATCAAAGGTTAA
- the iorA gene encoding indolepyruvate ferredoxin oxidoreductase subunit alpha, with protein MNLKELVTGGPGEKQFLLGNEAAVRGVIEAGVSIAATYPGTPSSEIGNILSVLAKDANIYFEFSTNEKVAMEVAATAAVSGLRSFTFMKHVGMNVAADSFMTTAYSGVNGGMVILSADDPSLFSSQNEQDTRNYARLANVPILEPSNCQEVKDMVKYAFDLSEQFKIPVIVRTTTRVSHMRGIVEFGDVSDNSSNCDNHWKRGHFNKDPSKYVPVPAFAGDMHVRLWDKINRIEEITNKSDFNQEIELTEDKKYAIIASSSAYNYAHDVCKFNDLDINILKLGFSYPFPKDKVAGFLKDIDEVFIVEEVDPIIEKDTLSVVGSERLNVTVHGKLDGTFPLFHEFNSDVVADGLNKVLDFKEDSEIKYSSSLEKLQEDIPSRAPVLCAGCPHRAMYYGVNLAIEELGLKASDVIFASDIGCYTLGINPPYNAADYLLSMGSSVGDGCGFSVSTDQKVVSYIGDSTFFHSGVSPLINAVHNKHNFVLTVLDNRITAMTGGQPNPGIPVDGMGDEAPEISIRKLALACGCDYVRVINPFNLDQVIKTYKEALQRDDTAVIISKAPCTLIKGLEKKPPVNFVETNCNNCDKCVNELACPAISKVNGKITIDTAQCDGCNVCIQVCKYGALEAGR; from the coding sequence ATGAATTTAAAAGAATTAGTCACAGGAGGACCTGGTGAAAAACAATTTTTACTAGGTAACGAGGCTGCTGTCAGAGGCGTGATAGAGGCAGGCGTTTCAATTGCAGCCACCTATCCGGGAACTCCTTCATCAGAAATTGGAAATATTTTATCTGTATTGGCTAAAGACGCCAATATTTACTTTGAGTTTTCAACCAATGAGAAAGTGGCCATGGAAGTTGCGGCAACCGCTGCAGTTTCAGGTTTAAGGTCATTTACATTCATGAAGCATGTGGGAATGAATGTGGCTGCTGACTCTTTCATGACAACTGCGTATTCAGGTGTAAATGGAGGTATGGTTATTTTATCAGCAGATGATCCTTCACTTTTTTCATCTCAAAACGAACAGGATACCCGTAATTATGCAAGATTGGCAAATGTGCCTATTTTAGAACCATCCAATTGTCAAGAAGTAAAGGATATGGTCAAATATGCATTTGATTTGTCAGAACAGTTTAAAATACCAGTAATCGTCAGAACAACAACAAGGGTATCACACATGAGGGGAATTGTGGAATTTGGAGATGTGAGTGACAACTCATCAAATTGCGATAACCACTGGAAGAGAGGTCATTTCAACAAGGACCCATCCAAATACGTTCCGGTTCCTGCATTTGCTGGAGATATGCATGTAAGATTATGGGATAAAATCAACAGGATAGAGGAAATAACCAACAAGAGCGATTTCAATCAGGAAATCGAACTGACAGAGGATAAGAAATATGCCATAATCGCTTCAAGCAGCGCATATAATTACGCTCATGATGTCTGCAAGTTCAATGACTTGGACATCAACATCCTAAAGCTTGGTTTTTCATATCCGTTCCCAAAGGATAAGGTCGCAGGCTTCCTTAAGGACATTGATGAAGTGTTCATAGTGGAGGAAGTCGACCCAATCATCGAAAAGGACACACTATCAGTTGTCGGAAGTGAAAGGCTCAATGTCACAGTCCACGGTAAGTTGGACGGCACATTCCCTCTTTTCCATGAATTTAACTCTGATGTAGTTGCAGATGGATTGAACAAGGTATTGGACTTTAAAGAGGATTCAGAAATCAAATATTCATCAAGTCTTGAAAAACTGCAGGAAGATATTCCGTCACGTGCACCTGTATTGTGTGCAGGATGCCCTCACAGAGCAATGTATTATGGAGTTAACCTTGCAATAGAGGAACTTGGATTGAAGGCTTCAGACGTGATATTCGCTTCAGACATTGGATGCTACACATTAGGAATCAATCCTCCTTACAATGCGGCAGATTACCTCTTGTCCATGGGTTCCAGCGTAGGTGATGGCTGCGGATTTTCAGTTTCAACAGACCAGAAGGTAGTAAGCTATATAGGGGACTCAACATTCTTCCACAGCGGCGTTTCACCATTGATAAATGCGGTCCACAACAAGCACAATTTCGTTTTGACAGTTCTTGACAACAGGATCACCGCAATGACAGGCGGTCAGCCAAACCCGGGAATTCCTGTGGACGGAATGGGAGATGAGGCACCTGAAATATCAATTCGTAAACTGGCTTTGGCTTGCGGATGCGATTATGTGCGTGTAATCAATCCGTTCAACTTGGACCAGGTAATTAAGACTTATAAGGAAGCATTACAAAGAGATGACACTGCAGTCATCATATCAAAAGCTCCATGTACATTGATCAAAGGATTGGAGAAAAAACCTCCAGTTAACTTTGTGGAAACTAACTGTAATAACTGTGACAAATGTGTAAACGAACTCGCTTGTCCTGCCATTTCAAAGGTCAATGGCAAAATCACAATTGACACAGCACAGTGTGACGGATGCAATGTATGTATCCAGGTATGTAAATATGGCGCTTTAGAGGCAGGTAGGTGA
- the tfrB gene encoding fumarate reductase (CoM/CoB) subunit TfrB has product MIKVYVSRFNSETDTEPHLECYEIEQTPHMKVLDALQAINDKYDADISFRSSCRAGQCGSCGILFKGNGALACQKEIKDGAIIEPLNFPVIKDLIVDKSSIEAKVKDLELSLQCDHKCDGLDTSITKEDSIETKKVRSCIECYSCLSTCPVVNIATEEFGGPYLMRYISKFESDPRESFDRLKEALDEGLYNCTSCGKCLAVCPKNINTFGDAIERMRAIAVANGSGPLPEHVAFKENIQKTGRSVKTDKTPFIEEVTNETGSKIAFFTGCMVDYKFPETGHKLVKILKENGIDIDVPEGQVCCGSPLLRTGQTDLVQELVDINKEVFKDYDTVITICSGCGATLKNNHPQFGSELNVMDISEFLVDKLDESKLKEVNMKVTYHDPCHLGRGQGIKDQPREIIEKIPGVEFEEMLYPCQCCGAGGGIKSGKPEIAMDLSKSKAEMIKDTGADAVVTICPFCKLNLQDGLDASGCEDIKTLHILELLDKAYE; this is encoded by the coding sequence ATGATTAAAGTTTATGTTTCAAGATTTAATAGTGAAACCGATACAGAACCACATTTGGAGTGCTATGAAATTGAACAAACACCCCATATGAAAGTTCTCGATGCACTACAAGCTATTAATGACAAATATGATGCTGATATTAGTTTCAGAAGCTCATGCAGAGCTGGACAATGCGGGTCCTGCGGCATTCTGTTTAAAGGAAACGGAGCTCTTGCATGCCAAAAAGAAATCAAGGATGGAGCTATTATTGAACCTCTCAATTTCCCAGTTATCAAAGACCTTATTGTCGACAAGTCAAGCATCGAAGCCAAGGTCAAGGATTTGGAATTGTCCCTCCAATGTGACCACAAATGCGATGGACTGGACACAAGCATAACCAAAGAGGATTCTATCGAAACCAAAAAGGTGAGAAGCTGCATTGAATGTTACTCCTGCCTTTCCACATGCCCTGTTGTAAACATTGCAACAGAGGAATTCGGCGGACCATACCTCATGAGATACATTTCCAAATTTGAAAGCGACCCAAGGGAAAGCTTTGACAGACTAAAAGAAGCGCTGGATGAAGGGCTGTACAACTGTACAAGTTGCGGCAAGTGTCTGGCGGTTTGCCCTAAAAACATCAATACATTTGGAGATGCGATTGAACGCATGAGGGCAATTGCTGTTGCAAACGGTTCAGGACCTCTTCCGGAACACGTTGCATTCAAGGAAAACATTCAAAAAACAGGAAGGTCCGTCAAGACAGACAAGACACCGTTCATCGAAGAGGTGACAAACGAAACAGGTTCAAAGATAGCATTCTTTACCGGATGTATGGTGGATTATAAGTTCCCTGAAACCGGCCACAAGCTGGTTAAGATATTGAAAGAAAACGGAATTGACATTGACGTGCCTGAAGGCCAGGTCTGTTGCGGTTCCCCACTTTTAAGAACCGGCCAGACAGACCTTGTACAGGAACTTGTTGACATAAATAAAGAAGTGTTCAAGGATTATGATACTGTAATTACCATTTGCTCCGGCTGTGGAGCCACTTTGAAGAACAACCACCCGCAATTCGGGTCTGAGCTTAATGTAATGGACATCAGCGAATTCCTGGTTGACAAACTTGATGAATCCAAATTAAAAGAAGTGAACATGAAGGTGACATACCATGACCCATGCCACTTGGGCAGAGGCCAAGGAATCAAGGACCAGCCAAGGGAAATCATTGAAAAGATTCCTGGCGTTGAATTTGAAGAGATGCTGTATCCATGCCAATGCTGCGGTGCCGGCGGAGGAATCAAATCCGGAAAACCTGAAATTGCAATGGACCTCTCAAAGTCCAAGGCAGAAATGATCAAGGACACAGGAGCCGATGCCGTTGTTACAATCTGCCCATTCTGCAAACTGAACCTGCAGGACGGATTGGATGCCAGTGGTTGTGAAGACATCAAGACACTTCACATACTTGAATTATTAGATAAAGCTTATGAATAA
- a CDS encoding TrmJ/YjtD family RNA methyltransferase — protein MIKIGDAAVSEEKVVETTAMASPEEKKESESEKKSTSTKKAASTKQARGTGRVKLIREKEDEEVSLFKENIYIVFVECETPGNVGFLARTMANFGLKNLVLINPTKLTNEAYYQATHGKYIVENAKIYPTLDEFYQSQRIDFKVASTGTVGGSYNLARIPIKPEELGKSINVENKIAILFGREGDGLSNKEIGDCDICVSIPTDPTYPIMNISHAAAIIFYELFKNKHEFGVEGLSESSSLEKEYLQKDMDSLIDSLDIPEHKKKNGKKTFNNIISRAFITGREAHTMKGILRRLNNKLGEQ, from the coding sequence TTGATTAAAATAGGAGATGCTGCCGTTAGTGAGGAGAAAGTAGTTGAGACAACAGCTATGGCTTCACCTGAAGAGAAAAAGGAAAGCGAATCCGAAAAGAAATCAACTTCAACAAAAAAGGCTGCCTCAACAAAGCAAGCGAGAGGCACCGGAAGAGTCAAGCTCATTCGTGAAAAGGAAGACGAAGAAGTGAGTCTCTTTAAAGAAAATATCTACATTGTTTTTGTGGAATGCGAAACCCCTGGAAACGTGGGATTCCTTGCAAGGACAATGGCAAACTTTGGATTGAAAAATCTTGTGTTGATTAATCCTACAAAACTGACAAACGAGGCATACTATCAGGCCACACATGGAAAATACATTGTGGAGAATGCAAAAATCTATCCTACTTTGGATGAGTTTTATCAATCACAGAGAATTGATTTCAAGGTTGCTTCAACAGGAACCGTTGGCGGAAGCTACAACCTAGCAAGAATTCCAATCAAGCCTGAAGAACTTGGCAAATCCATAAACGTGGAAAACAAGATAGCCATACTCTTCGGAAGAGAGGGTGATGGACTTTCAAACAAGGAAATCGGCGATTGCGATATCTGCGTGTCAATTCCAACCGACCCGACCTATCCAATCATGAACATTTCCCATGCGGCCGCAATAATATTCTATGAGCTGTTTAAGAACAAGCATGAGTTCGGCGTGGAAGGCCTTAGCGAAAGCAGCTCCCTGGAAAAGGAATACCTGCAAAAGGATATGGATTCCCTAATAGATTCCCTTGACATTCCAGAGCATAAAAAGAAAAACGGTAAAAAGACATTTAACAATATAATCTCACGAGCATTCATAACAGGCCGTGAAGCGCATACCATGAAAGGTATCTTAAGAAGATTAAACAATAAACTTGGTGAACAATGA
- a CDS encoding DUF362 domain-containing protein: MRKISFADISIFVLKYIFNWRFWIAEITKKSRIYRKIVDKMLFEDDEIIVVPNTININKKIESEGSEFLPTQVIKDVIKRCDDIVIMNSCLCRASNNCEDYPQDIGCIFLGPTTRKIPKNIGHKATVEEALDHVDKADAAGLSHIIGRNKIDTVWMNVRPGKGLLTICHCCPCCCLWKVYPNLDDEISDKLERLDGVTVKLHEENCRMCKKCLNEVCMFQAISLKDGKISIDHDNCKGCGLCVNSCKFDAITIDYTDETIDNVVNRMDDLLEIRDF, translated from the coding sequence ATGAGAAAGATTAGCTTTGCAGACATTAGTATTTTTGTCCTTAAATACATTTTCAATTGGAGATTCTGGATAGCTGAAATTACAAAAAAATCCAGAATTTACAGAAAAATAGTTGATAAGATGCTATTTGAGGATGATGAAATCATTGTTGTGCCTAACACCATCAACATCAACAAGAAAATAGAATCCGAAGGCTCTGAGTTCTTGCCGACCCAAGTCATCAAGGATGTCATCAAACGTTGCGACGACATTGTGATTATGAATTCCTGCCTTTGCAGGGCTTCAAACAACTGTGAGGATTATCCTCAAGACATTGGATGCATCTTCTTAGGACCTACAACCCGAAAAATCCCAAAGAACATCGGCCATAAGGCAACAGTGGAAGAGGCATTGGATCATGTTGATAAAGCGGATGCAGCCGGTTTGAGCCATATCATCGGAAGAAATAAGATTGACACTGTTTGGATGAATGTGAGGCCTGGAAAAGGTCTGTTGACCATTTGCCACTGCTGTCCATGTTGCTGCCTATGGAAGGTATATCCTAATTTGGATGATGAAATAAGCGACAAATTGGAAAGGCTTGACGGAGTTACCGTAAAGCTCCATGAAGAAAACTGCAGAATGTGTAAAAAATGCTTAAATGAAGTCTGCATGTTCCAAGCAATCAGTTTAAAGGATGGTAAGATATCCATAGACCATGACAATTGCAAAGGCTGTGGATTGTGTGTAAATTCCTGCAAATTTGATGCCATTACAATCGACTATACCGATGAGACCATTGATAATGTGGTCAATAGAATGGATGATTTGCTGGAAATTAGAGATTTTTAA